One Syngnathoides biaculeatus isolate LvHL_M chromosome 4, ASM1980259v1, whole genome shotgun sequence DNA window includes the following coding sequences:
- the LOC133499495 gene encoding uncharacterized protein LOC133499495 isoform X2: MARKLVKYERNEGQRNQLGDNENHIFFIRRESLTTHLQRLMSEEEELLPQSHGGYSSLEHEMSLPWHIREKQMHSQLPHIKEEEDPQLAHIKKEEEDTPLAHIEKEQEDTQLPHVKQEGEEPKMSHLKQEVEEPQLPHVKKEADEPQSSHVKGEDPQPPHIEEATNPTDHCGRPPPDNLLAPLANSDELPLTIHKDLKEFTLATRRSKRIPPLQDAEEHAVKALDKTAELEIKLMNSLKGRGLFAKVCFQKGDFVVEYRGELINSEESKKRRMSYHKACAVFMFDFFWKEATLCIDASIYDGSLGRVVNTYSRHPNCQMKVIAKDKLHLCLFALRDIHPGEEITCDQERNVTPQRQQDWDQPQVLSSDKVGLIPPPHFVGLSNLKESQKQCTSSSQLKGNSQMKKEQMKLDSDKVLELILDGSSKDYIPKRGEDLSSGDPNSSNVSASIDQEQAMQRFPNVERMPDVRDAWPSRQERDCALQPPIKRGSSHIRNKSPSGKRRRYLVSWPKADTSSDNGTKEQEEAETGSVSDDSAPDMQEDLPDWAPSPDRGSVDLPCVPGVSKKEDGSRMYKKEQYCLYGKTGSLKISRHREGAHRDKPEVVQALSFPKGSKGRRMCSERLRNQGNFTHNVEVLNSGVGTPVPCKRPRCKSQMQNFLHCAFCKGFFLKHVLWKHMKTCKFKPSNPPNHSKTPIQALCALAAPPPPGFKEQLWKLINGMNIDDVYEAVKSNPWIMHYGEHLYNRQGHDATKRIYIGDQMRALERLLVCSKKNIPMKTIKNHMRPSNFMHVIRATKDTAGYNCETYTYKSLILARKIGHCLERISKLLESSANVRCIDGILKDVRAFRAEYKARWQELLPSALLKKLKESKWKVPQMVFFTEDVQNLHSYLHTQQQDLFQKLNWESSPVTHGELTRVILTQITLFNRPRAGEISEMPLSAYLYSMQLNSQEDVNVELSDLERRLFQNFWRIQITGEADRQVPVHLTPVMLQTLDLLVRKRKECGILPENTYLFARPSSMIFYRGFVTLINFAKVCGAKMPETLSSQELHKQMGILSQVLNLTHTELNQLDDYLGHSINLQRQFYRIPEWVLQLAKMIKLMVAQEQGRLAQFKESVPLYRDQDQNPEEPRDPRPAYESDPLDFQQLISEEEEFLPQSHGGCSSLDHEMSLPCHIKEKQIHSQLPHIKEEEDPQLTHIEKEQEDTQLPHVKKEKEEPQLLYVKKEEEEPQLPHVEKEGEEPQLSHLKKEEEEPQLLPVIKEEEEPQLSHVQKEGEEPQLPHVKKDGDEPQSSHVKEEDPQPPHIKEEATDPKLPKIKEKQKHPHPVQIKEEEEDPKLPYVKEQNDPQLPHIKEEEEEFDISKLPLTGDSEKSKEDDKPPERSVLHHHSPSEDHCGGPPPDNLLAPLANSDEVPLTMHKDRKEFTLATSRSKRIPPLQDAEEHAVKSLDKTAELEIKLMNSLKGRGLFAKVCFQKGDFVVEYRGELINSEESKKRRMSYHKACAVFMFDFFWKEATLCIDASIYDGSLGRVVNTDSRHPNCQVKVIAKDKLHLCLFALRDIHPGEEITCDQERNATPQRQQMKKEQMKLDSDKVLELILDGSSKDYIPKRGEDLSSGDPNSSNVSASIDQEQAMQRFPNVERMPDVRDAWPSRQERDCALQPPIKRGSSHIRYKSPSGKRRRYLVSWPKADTSSDNGTKEQEEAETGSVSDDSAPDMQEDLPDWAPSPDRGSVDLPCVPGVSKKEDGSRMYNKKQYCLYCKTGFLKISRHLERAHRDEPEVVQALSFPKGSKGRRMCFEHLRNRGNFTHNVEVLNSGVGTPVPCKRPRCKSQMLNFLHCAFCKGYFLKNVLWKHMKTCKFKPSNPPNHGKTRVQALCALAAPPPPGVKEQFWNVINSMNVDDVYEAVKSDPCIMEYGQHLYNRHGHDATKRLYIRDQMRALGRLLVCSRKATHMKTIKDHMRPSNFMHVVQATKDTAGYNCETGTYKSPSLVRKIGHGLERISKLLESSANVRGNDGILKDVGGFRAAYKARWRELLPSASLKKLKEFKWEVPQLLLFTEDVQSLHSYLHTQQQDLFQKLTWESSPVTHGQLTKVILTQITLFNRPRAGEISKMPLSAYLYSMQLNSQEDVNVELSDLERRLFQNFWRIQITGKADRQVPVLLTPVMLQTLDLLVRKRKECGILPENTYLFARPSSMIFYHGIVTLRNFAKVSGANMPENLSSQELHKQMGILSQVLNLTHTELNQLGDFLGHSINLQRQFYRIPEWILQLAKIIKLVVAREEGRLAQFKGKSLDDIEIDPEESVPLYRDQDQNPEEPRDTRPAYESDPLVIPVTTGHTASLPNSKNDHAVRVKVRQNYKRKKWDKQEVDAVERHMMSFITSRQLPGKQECSNCLLSERAALRNRNWLAVKYYVRNRILARNSKV; the protein is encoded by the exons ACCTCCAGCGGCTGATGAGTGAAGAGGAAGAACTTCTGCCTCAGTCGCATGGGGGGTACTCCAGTTTGGAGCATGAGATGTCACTGCCCTGGCACATTAGGGAGAAACAGATGCATTCACAGCTTCCTCAcataaaagaagaggaggatccACAGTTGGCACACATtaaaaaggaagaggaggatacACCGTTGGCACACATAGAAAAGGAACAAGAGGATACACAGTTGCCGCATGTTAAACAAGAAGGGGAGGAGCCAAAGATGTCCCATCttaaacaggaagtggaggagCCACAGTTGCCCCATGTTAAGAAGGAAGCGGACGAGCCACAGTCTTCTCATGTTAAAGGAGAGGATCCACAGCCCCCACACATTGAGGAAGCGACCAATCCAACCGACCACTGTGGAAGACCACCACCAGACAACCTTTTAGCGCCACTGGCAAACAGTGATGAATTACCTTTGACAATACACAAAGATTTAAAAG AATTTACACTGGCTACAAGGCGAAGCAAGAGGATACCCCCATTACAAGATGCGGAAGAGCATGCAGTGAAGGCATTGGACAAGACGGCAGAATTGgaaataaaattaatgaattCATTGAAAG GTCGGGGGTTGTTTGCCAAAGTCTGTTTCCAAAaaggagactttgtggtggaGTACAGAGGAGAGTTAATTAATTCTGAAGAATCAAAAAAGAGAAGGATGAGCTATCACAAAGCATGTGCTGTGTTCATGTTTGACTTCTTTTGgaaagaagctacattgtg tattGATGCATCCATATATGATGGCAGCCTTGGACGCGTCGTCAATACTTACTCCAGACATCCAAATTGCCAAATGAAGGTCATAGCAAAGGACAAACTGCACCTCtgtttatttgctttgagggaCATTCACCCGGGAGAAGAAATTACATGTGACCAGGAAAGAAATGTTACACCACAGAGGCAACAG GACTGGGATCAGCCACAAGTTCTTTCATCAGACAAAGTTGGACTCATCCCTCCACCTCATTTTGTAGGGTTGTCAAATTTGAAAGAATCTCAGAAGCAATGTACTAGTTCTTCCCAGCTAAAGGGCAACAGCCAG ATGAAAAAAGAGCAGATGAAACTGGATTCAGATAAAGTCCTTGAGCTCATCTTGGACGGCAGTAGTAAAGATTACATTCCTAAGCGTGGTGAAGATCTGTCTTCCGGTGATCCAAATTCGAGTAACGTTAGTGCCTCAATTGACCAGGAACAAGCGATGCAGAGATTTCCAAATGTAGAGAGGATGCCGGATGTCCGTGATGCGTGGCCATCACGGCAAGAACGTGACTGTGCTTTGCAGCCTCCTATTAAGCGAGGGAGCTCCCATATCAGAAATAAAAGTCCCTCTGGTAAGAGAAGGAGATATCTCGTATCCTGGCCAAAAGCAGACACGAGTAGTGATAACGGCACAAAGGAACAAGAAGAGGCAGAGACTGGATCTGTGTCAGATGATTCAGCACCTGACATGCAGGAAGATCTACCGGACTGGGCCCCATCCCCGGATAGAGGGTCCGTGGATTTACCTTGCGTACCTGGTGTTAGTAAAAAAGAGGATGGCTCAAGAATGTACAAAAAGGAACAGTATTGTTTGTATGGCAAGACAGGGTCTCTAAAAATTTCAAGGCACCGAGAgggtgcacatagagacaagccaGAAGTTGTACAGGCCCTCTCCTTTCCAAAAGGCTCGAAGGGAAGAAGGATGTGTTCTGAGCGTTTAAGAAACCAGGGCAACTTTACCCACAATGTCGAAGTTTTAAATTCTGGCGTTGGAACGCCTGTGCCTTGCAAACGACCAAGATGCAAATCTCAAATGCAAAATTTTTTACACTGTGCATTTtgtaaaggcttttttttaaaacacgtcCTTTGGAAGCACATGAAGACCTGCAAATTTAAACCTAGTAATCCACCAAATCACAGCAAAACACCCATTCAGGCTCTTTGTGCGCTTGCTGCACCACCGCCACCCGGATTTAAGGAACAGCTTTGGAAACTGATAAACGGCATGAATATTGATGATGTTTATGAAGCTGTAAAGTCCAATCCTTGGATCATGCACTATGGGGAACATTTGTACAACAGGCAAGGACACGATGCCACGAAACGCATATACATCGGCGATCAAATGAGAGCGTTGGAAAGGCTGCTtgtatgttccaaaaaaaacattcctatgaaaacaatcaaaaatcACATGCGGCCCTCAAATTTCATGCATGTGATCCGGGCGACGAAAGACACTGCAGGTTACAACTGTGAAACGTATACATACAAAAGCCTTATCTTGGCGCGCAAAATTGGACACTGCTTGGAAAGAATTTCAAAGTTGTTGGAAAGTAGCGCGAATGTCCGATGCATCGACGGTATTTTAAAAGATGTCAGGGCATTCCGTGCAGAGTATAAAGCCAGGTGGCAAGAACTCCTACCATCGGCTTTACTCAAAAAATTGAAGGAGTCTAAGTGGAAAGTTCCTCAGATGGTCTTCTTCACTGAAGATGTGCAGAATCTCCATTCATATTTACATACTCAGCAACAAGATCTTTTCCAAAAACTAAACTGGGAATCCTCCCCCGTGACACATGGAGAACTGACAAGGGTCATTTTGACCCAAATCACTTTGTTTAACAGACCAAGAGCTGGAGAAATCTCAGAAATGCCACTTTCTGCCTATTTGTATTCCATGCAATTAAACTCACAGGAGGATGTGAACGTTGAACTGTCGGATCTGGAGAGGAGGCTCTTTCAGAATTTCTGGAGAATACAAATAACAGGTGAAGCAGACAGACAGGTTCCTGTACATTTGACTCCAGTGATGCTGCAGACATTGGATCTTCTGgtcagaaaaagaaaggaaTGTGGGATTTTACCAGAAAACACTTACCTGTTTGCAAGACCGTCCAGTATGATTTTCTACCGTGGATTTGTCACTCTTATAAATTTTGCCAAAGTCTGTGGCGCAAAGATGCCGGAAACTCTGAGCTCCCAAGAATTGCACAAGCAAATGGGAATCTTGTCACAAGTCCTTAATCTCACTCATACCGAGCTGAATCAACTTGATGATTACCTGGGACACAGCATAAACTTGCAACGACAGTTTTACCGAATTCCTGAGTGGGTTCTCCAGCTAGCGAAAATGATCAAACTCATGGTTGCTCAAGAGCAAGGACGTCTCGCTCAATTCAAGG AGAGTGTGCCTTTATACAGGGACCAGGATCAAAACCCTGAGGAGCCTCGGGACCCAAGGCCAGCCTATGAGTCAGACCCATTGG ACTTCCAGCAGCTGATTAGTGAAGAGGAAGAATTTCTGCCTCAATCGCATGGGGGGTGCTCCAGTTTAGACCATGAGATGTCACTGCCCTGCCACATTAAGGAGAAACAGATTCATTCACAGCTTCCTCAcataaaagaagaggaggatccGCAGTTGACACACATTGAAAAGGAACAGGAGGATACACAGTTGCCGCATgttaaaaaggaaaaggaggagCCACAGTTGCTTTATGTtaaaaaggaagaggaggagccaCAGTTGCCCCATGTTGAAAAGGAAGGAGAGGAACCACAGTTGTCCCATCTtaaaaaggaagaggaggagccaCAGTTGCTGCCTGTTataaaggaagaggaggagccaCAGTTGTCCCATGTTCAAAAAGAAGGGGAGGAGCCACAATTGCCCCATGTTAAAAAGGATGGGGACGAGCCACAGTCATCTcatgttaaagaagaagatccacAGCCCCCACACATTAAGGAGGAAGCGACCGATCCGAAGCTCcccaaaattaaagaaaaacagaagcatCCACATCCTGTCCAgattaaagaggaagaggaggatccaAAACTCCCCTACGTTAAAGAGCAAAATGATCCACAGCTCCCCCACAttaaggaggaagaggaggagtttGATATCAGTAAGTTGCCACTGACTGGTGACTCTGAGAAGAGTAAAGAAGACGACAAACCACCCGAGAGGTCAGTGCTTCATCATCACAGTCCGAGTGAAGACCACTGTGGAGGACCACCACCAGACAACCTTTTAGCTCCACTGGCAAACAGTGATGAAGTACCTTTGACAATGCACAAAGATCGTAAAG AATTTACACTGGCTACAAGTCGAAGCAAGAGGATACCCCCATTACAAGATGCGGAAGAGCATGCAGTGAAGTCACTGGACAAGACGGCAGAATTGgaaataaaattaatgaattCATTGAAAG GTCGGGGGTTGTTTGCCAAAGTCTGTTTCCAAAaaggagactttgtggtggaGTACAGAGGAGAGTTAATTAATTCTGAAGAATCAAAAAAGAGAAGGATGAGCTATCACAAAGCATGTGCTGTGTTCATGTTTGACTTCTTTTGgaaagaagctacattgtg tattGATGCATCCATATATGATGGCAGCCTTGGACGCGTCGTCAATACTGACTCCAGACATCCAAATTGCCAAGTGAAGGTCATAGCAAAGGACAAACTGCACCTCtgtttatttgctttgagggaCATTCACCCAGGAGAAGAAATTACATGTGACCAGGAAAGAAATGCTACACCACAGAGGCAACAG ATGAAAAAAGAGCAGATGAAACTGGATTCAGATAAAGTCCTTGAGCTCATCTTGGACGGCAGTAGTAAAGATTACATTCCTAAGCGTGGTGAAGATCTGTCTTCCGGTGATCCAAATTCGAGTAACGTTAGTGCCTCAATTGACCAGGAACAAGCGATGCAGAGATTTCCAAATGTAGAGAGGATGCCGGATGTCCGTGATGCGTGGCCATCACGGCAAGAACGTGACTGTGCTTTGCAGCCTCCTATTAAGCGAGGGAGCTCCCATATCAGATATAAAAGTCCCTCTGGTAAGAGAAGGAGATATCTCGTATCCTGGCCAAAAGCAGACACGAGTAGTGATAACGGCACAAAGGAACAAGAAGAGGCAGAGACTGGATCTGTGTCAGATGATTCAGCACCTGACATGCAGGAAGATCTACCGGACTGGGCCCCATCCCCGGATAGAGGGTCCGTGGATTTACCTTGCGTACCTGGTGTTAGTAAAAAAGAGGATGGGTCAAGAATGTACAACAAGAAACAGTATTGTTTGTACTGCAAGACAGGGTTTCTAAAAATTTCAAGGCACCTAGAGCGTGCACATAGAGACGAGCCAGAAGTTGTACAGGCCCTCTCCTTTCCAAAAGGCTCGAAGGGAAGAAGGATGTGTTTTGAGCATTTAAGAAACCGGGGCAACTTTACCCACAATGTTGAAGTTTTAAATTCTGGCGTTGGAACGCCTGTGCCTTGCAAACGACCAAGATGCAAATCTCAAATGCTAAATTTTTTACACTGTGCATTTTGTAAAggctattttttgaaaaacgtcCTTTGGAAGCACATGAAGACCTGCAAATTTAAACCTAGTAATCCACCAAATCACGGCAAAACGCGTGTTCAGGCTCTTTGTGCACTTGCTGCACCTCCGCCACCTGGAGTGAAGGAACAGTTTTGGAACGTGATAAACAGCATGAATGTTGATGATGTTTATGAAGCTGTCAAGTCCGATCCTTGCATCATGGAATATGGGCAACATTTGTACAACAGGCATGGACACGATGCCACTAAACGCTTATACATCCGCGATCAAATGAGAGCGTTGGGAAGGCTGCTCGTATGTTCCAGAAAAGCCACTCATATGAAAACAATCAAAGATCATATGCGGCCCTCAAATTTCATGCATGTGGTCCAGGCGACGAAAGACACGGCAGGTTACAACTGTGAGACGGGTACATACAAAAGCCCAAGCTTGGTGCGCAAAATTGGACACGGCTTGGAAAGGATTTCAAAGTTGTTGGAAAGTAGCGCGAATGTCCGAGGCAACGATGGTATTTTAAAAGATGTCGGGGGGTTCCGTGCAGCGTATAAAGCCAGGTGGCGAGAACTCCTACCATCGGCTTCACTCAAAAAATTGAAGGAGTTCAAGTGGGAAGTTCCTCAGCTGCTCCTCTTCACTGAAGATGTGCAGAGTCTCCATTCATATTTACATACTCAGCAACAAGATCTTTTCCAAAAACTAACCTGGGAATCCTCCCCCGTGACACATGGACAACTGACAAAGGTCATTTTGACCCAAATCACTTTGTTTAACAGACCAAGAGCTGGAGAAATCTCAAAAATGCCACTTTCTGCCTATTTGTATTCCATGCAATTAAACTCACAGGAGGATGTGAACGTTGAACTGTCGGATCTGGAGAGGAGGCTCTTTCAGAATTTCTGGAGAATACAAATAACAGGTAAAGCAGACAGACAGGTTCCTGTACTTTTGACTCCAGTGATGCTGCAGACATTGGATCTTCTTgtcagaaaaagaaaggaaTGTGGGATTTTACCAGAAAACACTTACCTGTTTGCAAGACCGTCCAGTATGATTTTCTACCATGGTATTGTCACTCTTCGAAACTTCGCCAAAGTCTCCGGCGCAAATATGCCGGAAAACCTGAGCTCCCAAGAATTGCACAAACAAATGGGAATCTTGTCACAGGTCCTTAATCTCACTCATACCGAGCTGAATCAACTCGGTGATTTCCTGGGACACAGCATAAACTTGCAACGACAGTTTTACCGAATTCCTGAGTGGATTCTCCAGTTAGCGAAAATTATCAAACTCGTGGTTGCTCGAGAGGAAGGACGTCTCGCTCAATTCAAGGGCAAGTCCCTCGACGACATTGAAATTGATCCTGAGG AGAGTGTGCCTTTATACAGGGACCAGGATCAAAACCCTGAGGAGCCTCGGGACACAAGGCCAGCCTATGAGTCAGACCCATTGG tgATTCCGGTCACAACGGGACACACTGCGTCGCTTCCAAATTCCAAGAATGATCACGCTGTAAGGGTAAAAG TGCGGCAGAATTACAAGCGAAAGAAATGGGACAAACAAGAAGTGGATGCGGTTGAAAGGCATATGATGTCGTTCATCACATCAAGACAACTTCCAGGAAAACAAGAGTGCAGCAACTGCCTTTTGTCGGAGAGGGCGGCCCTGAGAAATAGAAACTGGCTGGCCGTTAAATATTATGTCAGGAATCGTATTCTGGCTCGCAACAGCAAAGTTTAA